DNA from Saliniramus fredricksonii:
CGATGCCGACCGCAACGTCTTCGACATCCATGGCGGCGGCATCGATCTCGTCTTTCCGCATCACGAGAACGAAATCGCGCAATCCTGCTGCGCCTTCGAGACCGAGCGCATGGCGAATGTCTGGATGCATAACGGTTTTCTGCAGGTGGAAGGCGAGAAGATGTCGAAATCGCTCGGCAACTTCATCACCATTCATGAGCTGTTGGAGACGGATAGATTTGGTGGCCGTCGGTGGCCAGGGGAGGTGTTGCGGCTCGCCATGCTTAAGACGCATTACCGTCAGCCGATAGACTGGACGGTACGTGCACTAGAAGAGAGCGCTCGTACAATCGAGCGGTGGAGACGCGTTGTCGTCGAAGAAGGTGCAGAATTAGGCAATGTCGATTCCGCCTTTACCGACGCACTTGCGGACGATCTTAATACCCCCAAAGCGCTTAGCCAGATACATAAGCTTATGAACTTTGGTCGGTTGGCTGACCCGACGATCCCTGAAGAGGAAAAAGTCGGAGCGTTTGGTATCGGTGATGACTACTCAGGCTTTGCAAGTTCGACAGATCGCCAGGTGGCAGCCTCAAACGCACTGGCTTGCCTGATGCTGCTCGGGATCGATATCAGGCGCAAGGCCGTCGCCCCGGACCTGCGCGCGCGCATCGACGCCCTCGTCACCGCCCGCAGCGAAGCCCGTGCCACGAAGAACTGGGCCGAGGCCGACCGCATCCGCGACGAGCTCACCGCACTGCGCGTCACCGTCAAGGACAACAAGGACGGCACCGCGAGCTGGGAGATCAAGGAATGAGCGATCGCGTGATGCAGGCCGGCTCCCCTCTCCCGCTGCGGAGAGGGGATGGGGGTGAGGGGCGCTCATGAAGGGGCTTTCGCTCACCATGTCCGCACAGCGGTTCCACCCTCACCCCCGACCCCTCTCCACAAGGGAGAGGGGAGATAGCGTCGTGCTCTGTAAGGAGCAAAACCCATGACCCTTCCCACAGTCACGCTTCGCCCCTACCTGCCCGAGGATGCGCCGGTGCTCGCCGCGATTTTCCAGGCGGCCGTCATGGTGCTCACGGAAGACGACTATTCCGCCGATCAGCGCGAGGCCTGGGCAGCGGCGGCGGATGATGCAGACGCGTTCGGCGAGAAACTCGCGGCGCATCTGACCCTGATCGCCGCGATCGACGGCGACCCTGCGGGTTTCGCCACGCTCAGGGAGAACCGGATGGTCGAGATGCTCTATGTGCATCCCGATTGCGCCGGGATGGGGGTCGGCACGGCGCTGCTCGATGCGCTGGAAAAGCTCGCCGGGGCACGCGGGGCCCAAGAGCTTTCCGTCGATGCCAGCGAGACGGCTTTGCTCTTCTTCGAGAAGCACGGCTATACGCCCGAGCGGCGCAACACGGTGATGCGCAATGGCGAATTCCTGTCCAATACCACGATGACCAAACGGCTCGGCAGCGAGCCCTCACGGAAGGTGACGTCATGAGCGAGCGGCTTTATCTGTTCGATACCACCCTGCGCGACGGGGCGCAGACCACCGGGATCGACTTCTCCCTCGCCGACAAGATCGCCATCGCCAGCCTGCTCGACCAGATCGGCATCGATTACGTCGAGGGCGGTTATCCCGGCGCCAACCCCCTCGACACGGAATTCTTCGCGCAAAAGCGCACCCGCAAGGCGGCGTTTACCGCCTTCGGCATGACCAGGCGCGCGGGGCGCTCCGTGGCCAATGATCCCGGCATCGCTGCGCTGCTGGAGGCGGATGCGGATGCGATCTGCTTCGTGGCGAAATCCTGGGATTACCACGTGCATGTGGCGCTGGAGATCAGCCTTGAGGACAATCTCGCCGGTATCCGCGAGAGCGTGGCGGCGGCGAAGACGCGCGGGCGCGAGGTTATGCTCGATTGCGAGCATTTCTTCGACGGCTACAAGGCCAATCCGGATTACGCGCTCGCCTGCGCGAAGGCGGCATACGAAGCCGGCGCGCGCTGGGTGGTCCTGTGCGATACCAATGGCGGCACGCTCCCGGAGGAGGTGGCGCGCATCGTCACGGAAGTGCGCAAGCACGTGCCGGGCGAGAATCTCGGCATCCACGCCCATGACGATTGCGGCTGCGCGGTGGCGAATTCGCTCGCCGCCGTCGAGGCCGGCGTGCGCCAGATCCAGGGCACGCTGAACGGGCTCGGCGAGCGCTGCGGCAATGCCAATCTCGTCACATTGCTGGCCACGCTCGCCCTCAAGCAACCCTGGGCGGAGCGCTTTGCGCTCAAGGCCGGGGTGGATGAGCTTGCGCGGCTCACCCAGGTCTCGCGGGCGCTTGATGAATTGCTCAACCGCGCGCCCAACCGCCACGCCCCCTATGTCGGCGCCTCCGCTTTCGCCACCAAGGCCGGCATTCACGCCTCAGCCGTGATGAAGGATCCCAGGACCTATGAGCATGTCGATCCGGCACATGTGGGCAATCTGCGCCGGGTTCTCGTCTCCGATCAGGGCGGCAAGTCGAATATCCGTGCGGAGCTGGAACGGATCGGCATCAGCCTCGACAAGGATGATCCGCGCCTCAACCGTGTGCTGGAAGAGGTCAAGCGCAAGGAATCGCAGGGCTACGCCTATGAGGGGGCGGATGCATCGTTCTATCTGCTGGTCAAGCGCGTGCTCGGCGAGGTCCCGGGTTATTTCCTCGTCGATCGCTTCAGCGTCAATGTCGAGCGGCGCTACAATGCCGTCGGCGATCTGACCACCGTGGCCGAAGCCATCGTCAAGGTGATGCTCGACGGCGAGGTGATGATCTCGGCGGCCGAGGGCAACGGCCCGGTGAATGCGCTCGACGTCGCCCTGCGCAAGGATCTCGGCAAGTATCAGCGCTTCATCGACGATCTCGAACTGGTGGATTACAAGGTCCGCGTCTTCCAGGGCGGCACCGACGCCGTCACCCGCGTGCTGATCGAATCGCGCGACCGTGACGGTGATATCTGGGCAACGGTGGGCGTCTCACCGAATATCATCGACGCGTCCTTCGAGGCCCTGCTCGATTCCATCGTCTACAAGCTGGTGATGCGCGGCGCCCCGGCCTGAACAATCCGTCTCTGATCGACCCCGGCACGCCTCATTCCGGCGCCGGCTTGCCGCGCAAGGCCTTGATCCTTCCCTGCCGGGTCTTGCCGGCGAGGCGGCGTTTCTTCGAGCCGAGCGTCGGGCGGGTGGGAATACGCGGGCGTTGGCGCTGTGTCGCGCGGCGTATCAGATCGACCAGTCGCTCGAGCGCCTCGGCGCGGTTGCGCTCCTGGCTGCGATGGTTTTGCGCGGTGATCACGATCACGCCCTCGCGGGTCAGGCGATGGCCGGCGAGGCGCGCGAGGCGGCTCTTCACCGCATCGGGCAGCGCGGGGGAATTCTGCATGTCGAAACGCAGCTGCACGGCGCTCGACACCTTGTTGACGTTCTGCCCGCCCGGCCCGGAGGCGCGGATGAAGCGCTCCTCAATCTCATCCGGGTCGATCGCGATGCTCGGCGTGATTTGAATCATGCTTTCGCCATACCATATGAAGAGTATAGGCTCACGTCGAAGATTCTGGATACGGGACCCGGTCAATGCTGCGCTATGTCAAATACGTCAACGGTGAGCCGCGTGTGGTCACGATCCCGCGCTGGGCAATCGCGCTCGGCGTGCTCGCAGCTTTGCTCGTCGGTTTCCTCGTCCTGATCCTCGCCGCCGGTGTGGCGCTCGTCGTGATTCCGCTTGCCCTGATTGCCGCCGCCATCGCCGCCTGGTTCGGACGCGGGCGCCGGGTCATGCCGCAGCGCGAGCGCGATCCCGATATCGTCGATGCCGAATTCCGCGTCATCGACCGCTCCGAGCGTGAACGGGATCCGCGCCGCGACGCAGATCGCCACTGAGGCGCATCGCCACCGATGCGGCATCCGCGCTGACCGGCATCCGGACGGGCCCGGGACGGCTCACGATCACTCTGCGCCGGATCGTTGCCGACACACTTAAGTCTAATTGCACGAGACCGACGGGTGTAGTCGTATCGTCTTGTGTCGCGTCATGTCGTCGCGAGGTGCCATGCCTCGTCCAGACGGGATGGCCGCATCAATCGCAAGAACCCGCAACAAAGCGGGAGCACCAAATCGACGGGCGTCGGCAGCTTTGCTGAATTCGACTTGTGATCGCGCGTCCATTGGGTGCGTGAAGCCGGCGGCTCGTCCGAGGAAGATGGGGAGGGAAGCCGGCAGCTGCGCGAAAGAGCCGTCGCTGCGCCAGATGAATCACCAAAAATGGAAACGTCGCGAACGTGAGCGCTGGCATTGCTCCCCTTTCCGGGGCGAGGCATGGCGCGGACCGTTCGGTCAAAGGGAAGCTTTGGGCGGCTACCCTGATTCGATCAGGTAAACGGCGTCCTTGAAAAATAAAGGGAGTAAACGTTCATGTCTGACAAGTCGTCGTCCAACGACGCCTACTGGAAGGCCAATGTCCGGATCATCTTCATCTGCTTGATCATCTGGGCCTTTGTGTCTTTCGGCCTGGGCATCGTCTTCCGTCCGCTGATCTCCTGGATTCCGATCGGGGGCACCGATCTCGGATTCTGGTTCGCGCAGCAGGGTTCCATCCTGACCTTCATCGCGCTGATCTTCTATTACACCTGGTACATGAACCGGCTCGATCGCGAGTACGACGTGGACGAGCAGTGAGGGCGCAACGATGGATCAATTCACGCTGAATTTTCTCGTCGTCGGCGCGTCCTTCGCGCTTTATGTCGGCATCGCCATCTGGGCGCGGGCCGGCTCGACGGCGGATTTCTACGCTGCCAGCCGCGGCGTCAACCCGATCGTCAATGGTGCGGCCACCGCCGCCGACTGGATGTCGGCGGCTTCGTTCATTTCGATGGCGGGCCTGATCGCCTTCGTCGGCTACGGCAATTCGAGCTTCCTGATGGGCTGGACCGGCGGCTACGTGCTGCTCGCCCTGCTGCTTGCGCCCTATCTGCGCAAGTTCGGGCGCTTCACGGTGCCGGAATTCATCGGCGACCGCTTCTACAGCCAGACTGCGCGCATCGTGGCGGTGATCTGCCTTCTGGTGATCTCGATCACCTATGTGATCGGCCAGATGACCGGCGCCGGTGTCGCCTTCTCGCGCTTCCTTGAAGTGGAGAGCTGGCAGGGTCTGCTGATCGCCTCGGCCGTCGTCTTCTTCTATGCCGTGCTCGGCGGCATGAAGGGCATCACCTATACGCAGCTGGCGCAATATTGCGTGCTGATCACGGCCTATACCATCCCCGCCGTGTTCATCTCCCTGCAACTGACCAGCAACCCGATCCCGCCGCTGGGCCTGTTCTCGACCCATGCGGAATCCGGCATGCCGCTGCTGGGCAAGCTCAACGAAATCCTGCTGGAACTCGGCTTTCAGGACTATACCGGCCAGCATGGCTCGACCTTCAACATGTTCCTGTTCACCATGTCGCTGATGGTCGGTACGGCGGGTCTGCCGCACGTGATCATCCGCTTCTTCACGGTGCCGCGCGTGGCTGATGCCCGCAAATCGGCGGGCTGGGCCCTGATCTTCATCGCGCTGCTCTATCTCAGCGCGCCGGCGGTCGGCGCGATGGCGCGCCTGAACATCATCACCACGATCTTCCCCAATGGCACCCAGGAACAGCCGATCGCCTATGACGAGCGGCCGGACTGGATGCGCAACTGGGAGCAGACGGGCCTCCTCGCCTTCGAAGATAAAAACAATGACGGCTTGATCCAGTACTACAACGATGCTTCGGACGAGTTCCAGACCGTCGCCGCAGAGCGTGGCTGGGAGGGCAACGAGATGGTCACATTCAACCAGGATATCCTGGTGCTGGCCAATCCGGAGATCGCGCAATTGCCCGGCTGGGTGATCGCGCTGATTGCGGCAGGCGGGCTGGCGGCAGCCCTCTCGACGGCAGCCGGATTGTTGCTCGCCATCTCCTCCGCAGTCAGTCACGACCTGCTGAAATCCACCTTCATGAAGGATATCAGCGAGAAGAACGAGCTGCTTGCAGCCCGTATCTCCATGGCGGGTGCGATCGCGTTGGCCACCTATCTGGGGCTCAATCCGCCGGGATTTGCCGCACAGGTGGTGGCGCTGGCCTTCGGTCTGGCTGCGGCGACCCTGTTCCCCGTTCTGATGATGGGCATCTTCTCCATGAAGATGAACACCGAAGGCGCGGTCTCGGGGATGCTGGCGGGTCTCATCGCGACCCTGCTCTACATCTTCACCTATCTGGGCTGGTTCTTCATCCCGGGCACCAACATGCTCGCGAACACGCCGGATAACTGGCTGTTCGGGATCTCGCCGCTCTCCTTCGGTGCGGTGGGTGCCGTCATCAACTTTGCCGTGGCCTATGCGGTGATGAGCGTGACGCGCGAGCCGCCGAAGGAGATCCAGGAGCTGGTCTACTCGATCCGCGTGCCGCGCGGGGCTGCGGGTGCGATCGACCACTGACGAGATCGATGCGGGCCGGGTGATCCGGCCCGCATCACACGCCTTCTGGGGACCACCATCATGGCCGGGGATCGCGACGCGACGGATACGATCATCGCCTTTCTGGAGACGGTGCACCCCTATGATTCCCTGCCACGCGAGGAACTCTCCCGCGTGGCAGAACTGTTTGTGCCGGTGAGCCTCGCAGCCGGAGAGGCGGTCTACGCCTTCGGCGAGACGCTCGACGGGCTCTATCTGATCCGCAGCGGGCGCATCGAGATCCATGATCGCAACGGCGCACTGGTCTCGCTGCTGGGTCCGCGCAACAGTTTCGGCGAGCGTGGCCTCCTGCGCGACGGCAAGGCGGCGACCTCGGCCCGGGTGGCGGAAGATGCCGCGCTTTTACTGCTGCCCGCCGCCGATCTGCAGCGCCTGATCGCGGAGCAACCCGCCTTCGCCCGTTTCTTCTCGCGGCTGCGCCCGCCGGAGCCGCGCAGTGGCGATCTGACAACGCTCAAGGTCTCGCAGCTGATGACCCGCGAGCCGGTGACCTGCACGCCGGATACGCCGGTGGCCGCAGCGGCGAAACTGATGCGCGATCGGGGCATTTCCAGCATCTGCGTGGCCGAGAGTGGCAAGCTCGCCGGGATCCTCACCACCGGCGATCTGGCCGGGCGCGTCGTCGCGGAAGGGCTCTCCGCCGAGATTCCGGTCGCGCAGGTCATGACCCGTGACCCGCTGACCCTCACGCCCGACCAGCTTGGCTCGGATATCCTGCACCGCATGCTGGAGCGCCGGATCGGGCATTTTCCCGTGATCGCGCGCGGCAGGCTCGCGGGCATCGTCACCCAGACCGATCTCACCCGTTTCCAGGCAGTCTCCTCGGCGCAGCTCGTGCGCGACGCCGCCCGGGCAGAGAGCGTGGAGGCGCTCGCGAAGGTGACGCAGCGCATCCCGCAACTGCTCAGGCAGCTGGTGGGGGCGCATAACGCGCATGACGTCGTCACGCGGCTGATCACCGATATCGCCGATACCGCGACGCGCCGGCTTCTGGCCATGGCCGAGGCCGAGTTCGGCCCCCCGCCGGTGCCCTATCTCTGGCTCGCCTGCGGTTCGCAGGGGCGGCAGGAGCAGACCGGCATCTCCGATCAGGACAATTGTCTCTTCCTCGACGACAGCGTCAGCGATGCCGACATGCCGTATTTCGAGAAGCTCGCCCGCTTCGTCTGCGACGGGCTCGATGCGATCGGCTACGTCTATTGCCCGGGCGAGATGATGGCGGTGACGCCACGCTGGCGCCAGCCGGTGCGGGTCTGGCGCGAATATTTCCGCCGCTGGATCGCCAATCCGACGCCGGAAGCGCAGATGCTGGCTTCGGTGATGTTCGACCTGCGCCCGATCGGCGGGAGCTTCGCGCTGTTTGCCAATCTCCAGGAGGAGACGCTGGCCAAGGCGCGGCGCAACTCCATCTTCGTCGCGCACATGATCGCGAATTCGCTCACGCACAGCCCGCCGCTTGGCCTGTTGCGCGGCATCGCCACGATCCGCTCCGGCGAGCATCGCGACCATATCGACATGAAGCTGAGCGGGGTGATCCCCATCGTCGATCTGGGGCGCGTCTATGCGTTGCAGGGCGGCATCAGCGCGATCAATACCCGCGCACGGCTGATCGCGGCGGGTGAGCGCGGGGTGGTGAGCGGATCCGGCGGGCGCGAATTGCTCGCGGCTTATGATCTCATCGCCGGGACGCGGCTGCGCAACCAGGCGGCCCAGGTCGGGTCCGGCGGTGCGCCCGACAATTACATGGCCCCCGCCGCACTCACCGATTTCGAGCGCAGCCACCTGCGCGACGCCTTCGTGGTCGTACGGACCATGCAATCGGCGATCGGACAGGGCAAAGGTGGTCTGGTGTGATAGAATGCGCGCAAGGACCGGGAAAACGGCCTGCGAAATGATCCGGGAAGAAGCGTCCAGGGAGTGAGAGTGCATGATACTGGAATTTGTCGCGGCCGCCGCCGTCGGTCTTGCCGTCGGTGGCATCGTGCATCTGGTCCGGCGTGCCGCGCCGGGGCGGATCGCGCCCTGGGCCGTCCCCGCCGGGGCGGGCGCCGCGATGATCAGCTTCGCCGTCTATATGGAATACAGCTGGGCGAGCCGTACCGTGGCGGCCCTGCCGGATCAGGCCGTCGTCGCCTCGCAGAATGCGATCAATTCCTGGTATCGTCCCTGGACCTATCTCTTCCCGCTGACCAACCGGATGATCGTGGTGGATCACCGCTTCACCCGGCGCAACGACGCCCATCCCGACCAGATACTCACCGCCGTGGTGATGCTCGGGCGTTTCGAGCCGGGCCGTCAGATCCCGGTCGTCTTCGATTGCGCCGAAAACCGGCGGGCTGAACTCGATGCCGAGGTGCAGTTCGGTGAGGATGGCGCGCTGGAGGGGGCTGATTGGCGTGATCTCGCCGATGACGATCCCATCCTGCGCGCCGCCTGCCGCAGCGGATGAGGGAGGGACATGCGATGGAAAGCGCCGTGAAGCAGGGCACCCGCGACGATCAGGCCGGCAGGCACGATCCGCGCCCGTTTCCCGCCGGTCCGTTTCCGCATGATCCCGATACCGGAGACCTCCCGGCAGGGCGTCCCGCCGGGCCAGTCGGGCCGCTGCCTGCCTCCTTTGCCGCGCCCGCCGAACGGGCGTCCAAGCCGGCGCCGACCCCGCAGCCGGGCCTGCTCGACAGGCTCGCCCGGCGTTTCAGCCTGCGGCTGCGGGTCTTTGCCATGTTCGCCCTCGTCGCGGGCGGGACGATGGCGGCGCTTGCTGCGGGTCTCGCCTTCGGCTATGCCCGCCTGCCTACAGGCCTGCAGGATGATCCCGATCTGCGCGCCGGCTTCATGCAGGCGGCGATCCTCGGCGGCTTTCTGATTCTGGGCCTCGTCGCCTGGATCTGGTGGCTGTTCGACCGGCATGTGGCCGGCGCCGTGGAGAAACTCGCCGCGACCCTGCGGGTGAGCGCCGATGCCGGCGCGCCCGGCAGCATCGCTCCCGAAACGGCCCGCTATCTGGGCGATCTCGCCCCCGCCATCAGCGATGCCGCCCGCCATCTCGGGGAATGCCGCATTGCGCTCTGCGACGCGATCAGCGAGGCCACGCAGCAGCTCACCCGGGAAAAGGCCTGGCTCGAAACCCTGCTTGCCGATGTGCCGGCGGCGGTGCTGGTCTGCTCCGCCGATCACGAGATCGTCTTCTACAACGCCCCCGCCGCCGAGATCCTCGGGGCGGAGGTCGGGCCGGGTCTGGCCCGACCGGTGGGTGACTTTCTCGCCGATGAGCCGATCCGGCGCGCCCATGCGCGGCTCTCCGCGACGCGCGGGCCGCAGGCGCATGCGGATCTCCTGTGCACCAGCCGCGACGGCAGCCTCGTCCTCGAAGGGCGGATGCGGCTGGTCGGGCGCGAAGGGGAGGTGCAAGACGGAGGCGTGCAAGACGGGGAGGTGCAAGACGGGGGCGTGCAAGACCTGGAACCCGGACCCCGCCCGGATGCCGCCGGCGGCGGATATGTGCTCAGCCTCGCCGATGTTACCGCGACCCATGCCGCCGCCGCCGAGCGCGAAGCGCGCATCGCCCGCGCCCTGCCGCGTCTCCATGAGGCCCGGCGCGCCCTGCGTGACGGTGATGGTGACGCGGCCCGGATCACCCAGGACGCGGCGGCAATCCTCGCCGAACTGACGCATCTTCTGGCCGATGCGCCGACCCTGTCGGAACTGCGCTCGGCCGATCTCGCCGACGCCTTGCAGGCCCGGCTCGCCGGCCGCGGGATCGCGCTCTCGGTGGCGGGGCCGGATCTGTTCCTGCGCGTCGATGGCTACGGCTTCCTCGCCATGCTGGCCCATATCCTGCGCCGGCTCGCCGATGATGCTGCGCGGGCGGGTTTCGTGCTCACCACGATCGAGGAGGACGGGCCCGGCGCGGCGCTCGCGCTCAGCTGGCAGGGCGCGCCGCTTTGCGAAGAGGCGCTCGCGGATTGGTGCGCTGAGCCGATCGATCCGGAAACGCCTGAACTCACCGCCGCCATGGTGCTCGCCCGCCATGGCAGCGCGCTCGCGCCCGTGGATGACGGGTGGGGCCTGCGCATCGCCCTGCGCCGGGCGCGGCGTGCCGTGGCCCCGCCCGCGCCGCTGCGCCGCTCGACCGTTTATGATTTCGCCCTGCTCGACCGCGCCCGCAGCGCCGGGATCGCGCAGAGCGCGCTCAATGATCTGGCCTATGTCGTCTTCGATACCGAGACCACCGGGCTCGATCCCGAGAGGGACGAGATCGTGCAACTCGCCGCCCTGCGGGTGGTCAATGGCCGCATCGTCGATGGCGAGGTGTTCGAGACGCTGATCGACCCGCAGCGCCCGATCCCGCCGGGCGCCACCGCCGTCCACGGCATCACGCCGCAGATGGTGATCGGCGCGCCGCATATCGGCGAGGCCGGGGCGCGGTTCCACCGCTTCGCGGCGGGCGCCGTGCTGGTGGCGCATAACGCGCCCTTCGACATGGCCTTCCTGCGCCGGCACGAGGCAATTATCTGCCAGCGTTTCGACAATCCGATCCTCGATACGGTGCTGGCCTCCGCCGTTCTCTTCGGCCAGGGCGAGAGCCATTCGCTGGACGCGCTCGCGTCCCGCTTCGGCATCATCATCCCGGAAGCCGCCCGCCACACCGCGCTCGGCGATGCGGAGGCCACCGCCCAAGCGCTGGTGCGCATGCTCCCCATGCTGCGCGCCCGCGGCTTCACCCGCTTCGGCGATCTCGTCGGCGAAATGCGCAAACACGGGCGGCTGTTGCAGGATCTGAATTGAGGCAGCCGGGACGCGCCGCTGGCCCGAGGGTTAAAGTGTTCCCGGAAGTCCCCATTCACAGCAAGGGTGCTCGATGCGGACGCCCTGCCAGACCGTGGTTTGTGTCTCCGGAAGTCTGCTATGGGGGGCGGAGTGGTCGTGCGCTTATTGGTTGGGGTGACCGTTCCTGGATAGGATTGGAAAACTTCAATGGTCAGACTTGTGCCGTTCAAAGATTTGTATAATAGTATAATATAAAAATAACAATTAAAAATTGCTCTAAATGAGCTACAGTGTGATAGCGCAGCGAGTAAATGTAACAAAATAATTTCGGTGAGCAAAATCATGATGTTCCTGGTTTATAGTCTAATAGCTTTTTGTTCGTTTTTTTCATTGTAGTTCCAATTACAGGTGGTGTTGTTCTCAATCCACTTTTGGCGCTAATTGTTGATCCACATTCGGCAATTGGAATGAGTGTATTCTTTTTCATGGTGAACAGTTCAATAAAAGCATTCATTTTTAGGGATAAGATCATATTGCGATACGTTTTAGATATGTTGCCGATATCAATAATATTCACTGTAATTGGCTCGATTATGATCGGGATCATATCTGATTTTTGGTTGTATATAGCCATGTTGAGCATGACTGTTTATTTTCTCTACAAAAAGATCATCCGGGCATTGGGCAGTGGCAAAAAAATCTCGAAAAACGGAAATTTTACAGGAAACATTTTGGTAAGTGCTGCAAGTGGATTCATGCAGGGTGCCGGTCTTGGCGGTGGGGGCTCCTTGCGGAAAAGCTATTTTCTGTCAAACGGACTGTCACTTGTCGAAATGCACGGAACGACTGCCGTGTTGAGCATGGTGCTGGGTGGAGTCGCGACACTCCTTCGACTGGGAACCGATCAGGTGCAATTTGGCGAGTTGCTCCCGATAGTCTATCTGTCCCCGCTGCTCGTTGCTGCGACGTTGCTTGGCCCAACTTAAACACCTGATTTCCGATAATTATGAATTTTCAATGGGATAGG
Protein-coding regions in this window:
- the arfB gene encoding alternative ribosome rescue aminoacyl-tRNA hydrolase ArfB → MIQITPSIAIDPDEIEERFIRASGPGGQNVNKVSSAVQLRFDMQNSPALPDAVKSRLARLAGHRLTREGVIVITAQNHRSQERNRAEALERLVDLIRRATQRQRPRIPTRPTLGSKKRRLAGKTRQGRIKALRGKPAPE
- the cysS gene encoding cysteine--tRNA ligase, giving the protein MSQGLTLYNTLTRRKEPFAPIDDRHVRMYVCGPTVYDYAHIGNARPIIVFDVLFRLLRHLYGADHVTYARNITDVDDKINARAARDYPDLPLNEAIAKVTAATEAQFKADARALGCLEPSIEPRATEHIAEMRAIIERLIARGAAYVAEDHVLFSVAAMEKLPRMPAYGSLARRSLDEMIAGARVDVAPYKRDAMDFVLWKPSKDNEPGWDSPGGITTKGRPGWHIECSAMSWKHLIDAFDTRIRCDDADRNVFDIHGGGIDLVFPHHENEIAQSCCAFETERMANVWMHNGFLQVEGEKMSKSLGNFITIHELLETDRFGGRRWPGEVLRLAMLKTHYRQPIDWTVRALEESARTIERWRRVVVEEGAELGNVDSAFTDALADDLNTPKALSQIHKLMNFGRLADPTIPEEEKVGAFGIGDDYSGFASSTDRQVAASNALACLMLLGIDIRRKAVAPDLRARIDALVTARSEARATKNWAEADRIRDELTALRVTVKDNKDGTASWEIKE
- the cimA gene encoding citramalate synthase, which translates into the protein MSERLYLFDTTLRDGAQTTGIDFSLADKIAIASLLDQIGIDYVEGGYPGANPLDTEFFAQKRTRKAAFTAFGMTRRAGRSVANDPGIAALLEADADAICFVAKSWDYHVHVALEISLEDNLAGIRESVAAAKTRGREVMLDCEHFFDGYKANPDYALACAKAAYEAGARWVVLCDTNGGTLPEEVARIVTEVRKHVPGENLGIHAHDDCGCAVANSLAAVEAGVRQIQGTLNGLGERCGNANLVTLLATLALKQPWAERFALKAGVDELARLTQVSRALDELLNRAPNRHAPYVGASAFATKAGIHASAVMKDPRTYEHVDPAHVGNLRRVLVSDQGGKSNIRAELERIGISLDKDDPRLNRVLEEVKRKESQGYAYEGADASFYLLVKRVLGEVPGYFLVDRFSVNVERRYNAVGDLTTVAEAIVKVMLDGEVMISAAEGNGPVNALDVALRKDLGKYQRFIDDLELVDYKVRVFQGGTDAVTRVLIESRDRDGDIWATVGVSPNIIDASFEALLDSIVYKLVMRGAPA
- a CDS encoding DUF294 nucleotidyltransferase-like domain-containing protein, whose product is MAGDRDATDTIIAFLETVHPYDSLPREELSRVAELFVPVSLAAGEAVYAFGETLDGLYLIRSGRIEIHDRNGALVSLLGPRNSFGERGLLRDGKAATSARVAEDAALLLLPAADLQRLIAEQPAFARFFSRLRPPEPRSGDLTTLKVSQLMTREPVTCTPDTPVAAAAKLMRDRGISSICVAESGKLAGILTTGDLAGRVVAEGLSAEIPVAQVMTRDPLTLTPDQLGSDILHRMLERRIGHFPVIARGRLAGIVTQTDLTRFQAVSSAQLVRDAARAESVEALAKVTQRIPQLLRQLVGAHNAHDVVTRLITDIADTATRRLLAMAEAEFGPPPVPYLWLACGSQGRQEQTGISDQDNCLFLDDSVSDADMPYFEKLARFVCDGLDAIGYVYCPGEMMAVTPRWRQPVRVWREYFRRWIANPTPEAQMLASVMFDLRPIGGSFALFANLQEETLAKARRNSIFVAHMIANSLTHSPPLGLLRGIATIRSGEHRDHIDMKLSGVIPIVDLGRVYALQGGISAINTRARLIAAGERGVVSGSGGRELLAAYDLIAGTRLRNQAAQVGSGGAPDNYMAPAALTDFERSHLRDAFVVVRTMQSAIGQGKGGLV
- a CDS encoding GNAT family N-acetyltransferase codes for the protein MTLPTVTLRPYLPEDAPVLAAIFQAAVMVLTEDDYSADQREAWAAAADDADAFGEKLAAHLTLIAAIDGDPAGFATLRENRMVEMLYVHPDCAGMGVGTALLDALEKLAGARGAQELSVDASETALLFFEKHGYTPERRNTVMRNGEFLSNTTMTKRLGSEPSRKVTS
- a CDS encoding sodium:solute symporter family protein is translated as MDQFTLNFLVVGASFALYVGIAIWARAGSTADFYAASRGVNPIVNGAATAADWMSAASFISMAGLIAFVGYGNSSFLMGWTGGYVLLALLLAPYLRKFGRFTVPEFIGDRFYSQTARIVAVICLLVISITYVIGQMTGAGVAFSRFLEVESWQGLLIASAVVFFYAVLGGMKGITYTQLAQYCVLITAYTIPAVFISLQLTSNPIPPLGLFSTHAESGMPLLGKLNEILLELGFQDYTGQHGSTFNMFLFTMSLMVGTAGLPHVIIRFFTVPRVADARKSAGWALIFIALLYLSAPAVGAMARLNIITTIFPNGTQEQPIAYDERPDWMRNWEQTGLLAFEDKNNDGLIQYYNDASDEFQTVAAERGWEGNEMVTFNQDILVLANPEIAQLPGWVIALIAAGGLAAALSTAAGLLLAISSAVSHDLLKSTFMKDISEKNELLAARISMAGAIALATYLGLNPPGFAAQVVALAFGLAAATLFPVLMMGIFSMKMNTEGAVSGMLAGLIATLLYIFTYLGWFFIPGTNMLANTPDNWLFGISPLSFGAVGAVINFAVAYAVMSVTREPPKEIQELVYSIRVPRGAAGAIDH
- a CDS encoding DUF4212 domain-containing protein, yielding MSDKSSSNDAYWKANVRIIFICLIIWAFVSFGLGIVFRPLISWIPIGGTDLGFWFAQQGSILTFIALIFYYTWYMNRLDREYDVDEQ